The following proteins are co-located in the Paenibacillus sp. JNUCC32 genome:
- a CDS encoding IDEAL domain-containing protein: protein MDKMKVTYEVMLGLAAEMVWDEALRKHRSEELYKEIDEALASGDEVAFRTLTDELRTLN from the coding sequence ATGGATAAGATGAAGGTTACTTACGAGGTTATGTTAGGTCTGGCGGCCGAAATGGTGTGGGACGAGGCATTGCGCAAGCATCGGAGCGAAGAGCTGTACAAGGAAATCGACGAAGCGCTGGCTTCCGGCGACGAAGTGGCTTTCCGAACCCTGACGGATGAACTGAGGACTTTGAATTGA
- the qcrB gene encoding menaquinol-cytochrome c reductase cytochrome b subunit — protein sequence MLKNVYNWIDERLDITPIWRDVADHEVPEHVNPAHHFSAFVYCFGGLTFFITVIQILSGMFLTMYYVPDIINAYNSVEYLQTQVAFGQIVRGMHHWGASLVIVMMFLHTMRVFFTGSYKAPREMNWVVGMLIFFVMLGLGLTGYLLPWDNKAYFATKVTLEIANSVPWLGPIIKELLQGGTIVGAETLTRFFAIHVFFLPAVLLALLVGHFIMIRRQGISGPL from the coding sequence ATGTTGAAGAATGTCTACAACTGGATTGATGAACGTCTCGATATCACGCCGATTTGGAGAGACGTTGCAGACCACGAGGTACCGGAACACGTAAACCCGGCGCATCATTTCTCCGCGTTTGTGTACTGTTTCGGCGGCTTGACGTTTTTTATCACAGTCATCCAGATTCTGTCGGGAATGTTCCTGACGATGTATTACGTACCGGATATCATAAACGCTTACAACAGTGTCGAGTACCTGCAAACACAGGTTGCCTTCGGACAGATTGTCCGCGGCATGCACCACTGGGGCGCAAGCTTGGTAATCGTTATGATGTTCCTGCATACGATGCGCGTGTTCTTCACCGGCTCTTACAAAGCGCCGCGTGAAATGAACTGGGTCGTTGGTATGCTCATTTTCTTTGTTATGCTCGGCCTTGGTTTGACAGGCTACCTGCTGCCATGGGATAACAAAGCTTACTTCGCTACAAAAGTTACACTGGAGATTGCGAACTCCGTACCTTGGCTTGGACCTATCATTAAAGAATTGCTGCAAGGCGGTACGATCGTAGGTGCCGAAACGCTGACGCGTTTCTTCGCTATTCACGTATTCTTCCTTCCGGCTGTCCTTCTTGCCTTATTGGTAGGACACTTTATCATGATCCGCAGACAAGGTATTTCCGGTCCACTATAA
- a CDS encoding histidine phosphatase family protein, with translation MQIGLVRHGLTDWNALGKIQGQTDIPLNEEGRRQARLLGERLLQEHYRWDFAISSGLSRAEETAKIISSMLNIPLAPPDNRLRERKYGQVEGLTAEERETRFGADWHMLDLGQETDLELQSRGLVFLDDMWHKHPEANILVVSHGGFLAQLYKLVCRGALSERIGNLSLTVLERKEDDWSPLLFNCTKHLLTNQS, from the coding sequence ATGCAGATCGGCTTGGTTCGCCATGGATTAACGGATTGGAACGCTCTAGGCAAAATCCAAGGCCAAACGGACATACCACTGAATGAGGAAGGCCGTCGTCAAGCGCGTTTGCTTGGGGAAAGGCTTCTGCAGGAGCATTACCGATGGGACTTCGCGATCAGCAGCGGGCTCTCCCGCGCAGAAGAAACCGCGAAAATCATTTCGTCCATGCTGAACATTCCCTTGGCGCCGCCGGATAACCGCTTGCGTGAGCGCAAGTACGGTCAGGTGGAAGGCTTGACAGCGGAAGAGCGTGAAACCCGGTTCGGTGCCGATTGGCACATGTTGGATCTGGGCCAGGAAACGGATCTGGAGCTTCAGTCCAGAGGGCTTGTCTTTCTCGATGATATGTGGCATAAACATCCGGAAGCCAATATTCTTGTTGTCAGTCATGGCGGTTTTTTAGCGCAGTTATACAAGCTGGTGTGCCGTGGCGCCCTGAGCGAACGGATCGGCAATCTGTCGCTCACCGTCCTGGAGAGAAAAGAGGATGACTGGTCTCCCTTGCTGTTTAACTGTACCAAGCATCTGTTGACGAACCAATCGTAA
- a CDS encoding ubiquinol-cytochrome c reductase iron-sulfur subunit, which translates to MSSNHNDEHEESHNPPRQKEMSRRQFLTYTLGGATAYMAAGVVLPMLRFAVDPILQNKEEGSFVKVAEESKITNDPQEFHFELKQQDGWYNSTATLTAWIRKNDQGEIVALSPICKHLGCLVGWNNNKNFPDEYHCPCHGARYTPDGKNLAVAPKPLDQYETKIENGWIYLGAIVPNTVVK; encoded by the coding sequence ATGAGCAGCAACCACAATGACGAGCATGAAGAATCGCACAATCCACCCCGACAGAAAGAGATGTCCCGCAGACAATTTCTTACATACACGTTGGGCGGTGCCACAGCTTATATGGCTGCTGGAGTAGTTTTGCCAATGCTCCGCTTTGCCGTTGATCCGATTCTTCAAAATAAGGAAGAAGGGTCTTTTGTAAAAGTCGCGGAAGAGAGCAAAATTACCAACGATCCACAGGAATTCCATTTCGAGCTCAAACAGCAGGACGGCTGGTACAACAGTACAGCTACTTTGACGGCGTGGATTCGTAAGAACGATCAAGGTGAAATTGTAGCGCTTTCACCGATTTGTAAGCATTTGGGATGCCTTGTTGGATGGAATAACAACAAGAATTTCCCGGATGAATACCACTGCCCTTGCCACGGTGCGCGTTATACACCGGACGGTAAGAACCTGGCAGTCGCGCCGAAGCCGCTTGACCAGTACGAGACGAAAATCGAGAACGGCTGGATTTACCTCGGCGCCATCGTGCCAAATACCGTAGTTAAATAG
- the trpB gene encoding tryptophan synthase subunit beta has translation MTQLPDRNGRFGVFGGRFVPETLMNALIELEQEYNRFSEDPAFKEEIAYLLKQYSGRETPLYYAERLSQHLGKAKIYLKREDLNHTGAHKINNAIAQGVLAKRMGKGKVIAETGAGQHGVATATVAALLGLECKVFMGEEDTKRQQLNVFRMKMLGAEVIPVTSGSRTLKDAGNEALRYWVSNVEDTFYVLGSAVGPHPYPMMVRNFQRIIGDETRRQILETEGRLPNVILAPIGGGSNAIGMFYPFLEDKEVGLIGVEAAGKGVDTDFHAATMSKGTQGVFQGSMSYLLQDEYGQVQEAHSISAGLDYPGVGPEHSYLKDIERVQYVPITDQEALDALQLLCRTEGIIPALESAHAVAQAVKMASTWTENDIVVINLSGRGDKDVESIMAYTGGKTE, from the coding sequence ATGACACAGCTTCCTGACCGTAATGGACGTTTCGGGGTGTTTGGAGGCCGGTTCGTGCCGGAAACACTGATGAACGCTTTAATAGAGCTTGAGCAAGAATATAATCGTTTTTCGGAGGATCCTGCTTTTAAAGAGGAGATCGCCTATTTGCTGAAACAGTATTCCGGAAGGGAAACGCCGCTTTATTACGCGGAGCGGCTCAGCCAACATCTCGGCAAGGCTAAAATTTACCTGAAGCGCGAGGATTTGAACCATACCGGCGCGCACAAAATCAACAACGCCATTGCACAAGGCGTGTTAGCCAAGCGCATGGGCAAAGGCAAGGTCATTGCCGAAACGGGTGCCGGACAGCATGGCGTAGCGACCGCGACGGTAGCCGCTCTGCTGGGTCTTGAATGCAAGGTATTTATGGGCGAAGAAGATACCAAACGGCAGCAGTTGAACGTATTCCGCATGAAAATGCTCGGTGCCGAAGTGATTCCGGTCACGTCGGGAAGCCGAACGCTGAAAGATGCCGGCAACGAGGCGCTTCGCTACTGGGTCAGCAACGTCGAGGATACCTTTTATGTGCTGGGCTCCGCTGTAGGGCCGCATCCGTATCCTATGATGGTGCGGAATTTCCAGCGCATTATCGGTGACGAGACCCGGAGGCAGATACTGGAGACGGAAGGAAGGCTTCCAAACGTCATTCTTGCGCCGATCGGGGGCGGTAGCAATGCGATCGGCATGTTCTATCCGTTCCTTGAAGACAAGGAAGTCGGTTTGATCGGCGTCGAAGCGGCAGGCAAGGGAGTGGATACCGATTTTCATGCGGCTACGATGTCCAAGGGGACACAAGGCGTATTCCAAGGCTCGATGAGTTATTTGCTGCAGGACGAGTACGGACAAGTACAGGAGGCGCATTCCATTTCAGCCGGCCTTGATTATCCCGGGGTTGGTCCGGAGCATTCCTATTTAAAAGACATTGAACGCGTGCAGTACGTACCGATAACCGACCAAGAGGCGCTCGATGCCCTGCAGCTGCTATGCCGCACGGAAGGCATTATTCCTGCCCTGGAATCCGCGCACGCCGTAGCGCAAGCCGTAAAGATGGCATCTACGTGGACCGAGAACGATATCGTCGTGATTAATTTATCCGGTCGCGGCGACAAGGACGTGGAGTCCATCATGGCTTACACGGGAGGGAAAACCGAATGA
- the trpA gene encoding tryptophan synthase subunit alpha → MNRIDQTFASLKQQNKTAMIPYLTVGDPDVKSTLDIIHELEIAGADIIELGVPYSDPLADGPVIQRASERALKGKVTIRTCMETARLARERGSKLPFILFTYYNPVLQTGLDVFFEEVVRHDISGLIIPDLPVEESEEVRKRAHAAGVHLIPLVAPTSHERIASIASEATGFVYCVSSLGVTGERTDFYAGVESFLETVRQYSSVPIAIGFGISSSEQVARFSKICDGVVVGSAIVRQIESTIPLLEKEETRQQGLLQIREFVAQLKG, encoded by the coding sequence ATGAACCGAATCGATCAGACCTTTGCGTCGTTGAAGCAACAAAACAAGACCGCCATGATCCCTTATCTCACCGTCGGGGATCCGGATGTGAAGTCGACGCTGGATATCATCCATGAGCTTGAAATCGCGGGAGCCGACATTATTGAACTCGGCGTTCCTTATTCGGATCCCCTTGCCGACGGACCGGTCATCCAGCGGGCTTCCGAGCGCGCGCTGAAGGGCAAGGTGACCATTCGCACTTGCATGGAAACCGCGCGCCTGGCAAGAGAGCGGGGCAGCAAGCTGCCGTTCATCCTGTTCACGTATTACAATCCGGTACTGCAAACCGGACTGGACGTTTTCTTCGAGGAAGTGGTAAGGCACGACATCAGCGGCTTGATCATTCCCGATCTTCCGGTGGAGGAATCCGAGGAGGTTCGGAAACGCGCCCACGCGGCGGGAGTTCATCTGATTCCGCTGGTGGCTCCTACCTCCCATGAGCGGATCGCGAGCATCGCTTCGGAAGCGACCGGCTTTGTGTACTGCGTATCCTCCCTTGGCGTGACGGGCGAGCGCACCGATTTTTACGCGGGGGTGGAGTCTTTTCTTGAGACGGTAAGGCAGTACAGCAGCGTGCCGATCGCGATCGGCTTTGGCATTTCATCCAGTGAGCAGGTGGCCAGATTCTCAAAAATCTGCGACGGCGTCGTTGTCGGCAGCGCGATTGTGCGTCAGATTGAATCGACCATTCCTCTGCTGGAGAAGGAAGAAACAAGACAGCAGGGACTTTTGCAAATCAGGGAGTTTGTGGCACAATTAAAAGGATAG
- a CDS encoding class I SAM-dependent methyltransferase, with protein MIKDAEFLKFIQNMDHHFSGWDFSRITASGRMQSHALPWSLGSVVLPLMRNADTMLDMGTGGGEFLSSLQPLPKSVYATEGYKPNVQIAKQRLEPLGVNVVYFEEDSSLPLKDRYFDLIINQHESYSAAEVRRILNDRGVFVTQQSGGTDCYGINESLGVPLNEEFAHWNLAIAAQELQDHGFKITFSREDFLPQRFYDIGALVYYLIAIPWQIPDFKVGRYIEPLHQIHRMIRTNGYFEVQQHRFILIAEV; from the coding sequence ATGATAAAAGATGCTGAATTTTTAAAGTTCATTCAAAACATGGATCACCATTTTTCGGGATGGGATTTTTCGCGTATTACCGCTTCAGGCCGCATGCAGTCCCACGCTCTCCCCTGGTCTTTGGGCAGCGTGGTGCTCCCTTTGATGCGAAATGCCGATACGATGCTGGACATGGGTACGGGAGGAGGAGAATTCTTATCCTCCCTGCAGCCGCTCCCGAAATCCGTTTATGCCACCGAAGGGTACAAACCGAACGTTCAGATTGCAAAGCAAAGACTCGAGCCGCTGGGCGTAAACGTTGTCTACTTTGAAGAAGATTCCTCGCTTCCTTTAAAGGATCGTTATTTTGACCTGATCATCAATCAGCATGAATCCTATTCGGCAGCGGAAGTAAGAAGAATATTGAACGATCGCGGGGTGTTTGTAACCCAGCAATCCGGCGGAACCGATTGTTATGGGATTAACGAATCGCTTGGCGTTCCGCTGAATGAAGAGTTCGCTCATTGGAACCTGGCCATAGCGGCCCAAGAGCTGCAGGATCACGGGTTCAAGATTACCTTCAGCCGCGAAGACTTTTTACCGCAGCGATTTTACGACATCGGCGCACTGGTTTATTATTTGATAGCGATTCCCTGGCAGATTCCTGATTTTAAGGTGGGGCGCTATATCGAGCCTTTACATCAAATTCACCGGATGATCCGGACCAATGGTTACTTCGAGGTCCAGCAGCACCGGTTTATTTTAATAGCCGAAGTGTAA
- a CDS encoding prephenate dehydrogenase: MQISIFGVGLIGGSLALNFKGKPGITVTGYAHTQEYADQVIAKGVVDKVTLSVEEAAQNADVIFLCVPVGSLEMYMKRLSEMQLKPGCIITDVGSTKASIAECASQLALKDAYFIGGHPMAGSERSGVGAASTVLFENAYYVLTPPDDVPQDKLNVLVELLSHTRAHIVKVEPRLHDEIVGAISHLPHVIAVALVNQISSYNDDNPLYRTLAAGGFRDITRIASSDPVVWRDILLNNRRVMLTLLQDWNEGIRRFMDMLESKDGAAIEEAFRMAGEFRSVLPERRKGMIVSQFDLYLDVPDHPGIIGRIATELGTNSINLSNMQIIESREDVPGVMRLSFRNEIEQERAKELLLSQGHSVYQ; the protein is encoded by the coding sequence ATGCAAATTTCCATATTCGGCGTCGGCTTGATCGGCGGTTCGTTAGCTTTAAACTTCAAAGGAAAACCTGGCATAACCGTTACCGGTTATGCCCACACCCAAGAATATGCCGACCAGGTCATTGCTAAGGGCGTCGTTGATAAGGTTACGCTTTCGGTAGAAGAAGCTGCCCAAAACGCGGACGTCATTTTTTTATGCGTTCCCGTAGGCAGTCTTGAGATGTACATGAAACGTTTGAGCGAAATGCAGCTGAAACCGGGATGCATTATTACGGATGTTGGCAGCACCAAAGCAAGCATTGCCGAATGCGCGTCCCAGCTTGCCCTTAAGGATGCTTATTTCATCGGCGGTCATCCGATGGCGGGCTCGGAGCGATCCGGTGTTGGAGCTGCCTCCACCGTATTGTTCGAGAATGCCTATTACGTGCTTACTCCGCCGGACGATGTCCCTCAGGATAAGCTGAACGTGCTTGTAGAGCTTTTGTCTCACACGCGTGCCCATATTGTAAAGGTAGAGCCGAGACTTCACGATGAGATCGTTGGAGCGATCAGCCATCTGCCCCATGTGATCGCAGTGGCGTTAGTCAATCAGATCAGCTCCTATAATGACGATAATCCGTTGTACCGCACCTTGGCCGCAGGGGGCTTTCGGGATATAACCCGCATCGCTTCCAGCGACCCGGTCGTATGGCGGGACATTCTATTAAACAATCGCAGGGTCATGCTGACGCTGCTGCAAGACTGGAATGAAGGGATCCGGCGATTCATGGATATGCTGGAGTCGAAGGACGGTGCTGCGATCGAAGAGGCTTTCCGCATGGCAGGGGAATTCCGCAGCGTACTGCCAGAACGGCGCAAGGGCATGATCGTGTCCCAATTTGATCTGTATTTGGACGTGCCTGACCATCCGGGCATCATCGGCCGCATTGCGACGGAGCTCGGGACGAACAGCATCAACCTCAGCAACATGCAGATTATCGAGAGTCGGGAAGATGTGCCGGGCGTGATGAGGCTTTCCTTCCGCAATGAAATCGAACAGGAGCGGGCTAAAGAGCTGTTGTTATCGCAAGGACACTCGGTGTATCAGTAA
- the hisC gene encoding histidinol-phosphate transaminase, which yields MKPKAQIVNLPVYQPGKPIEEVKKELGLDVVIKLASNENPYGCSPRATEAITAELGTLSLYPDGSAADLTAELAGQLGIERNQIIFGCGSDEIIALIIRAFLQPGDETIMADQTFSVYKTNADIEGATCIEVPLVDGKHDLPGMAKAVSDKTKIVWVCNPNNPTGTIVSESELVSFLDEVPAQVMVVLDEAYYEYVTDASYPDSIKLMEHYPNLVILRTFSKIYGLAALRIGYGIGQQEVISLINRVREPFNTGRLAQVAAKAALKDQEFVAKCRQLNADGIHYVQGEFDRLGLSYFPANGNFIMVDVKKPGTEVFKSLLSKGIIVRPGFELYPNYIRVTVGSEEQNKAFIGALEQVLSEVNAPA from the coding sequence ATGAAACCGAAAGCGCAAATTGTTAATCTTCCCGTATATCAGCCCGGGAAACCGATCGAAGAAGTCAAAAAGGAATTAGGGCTTGATGTTGTCATTAAACTGGCCTCCAACGAGAATCCGTACGGCTGCTCGCCGCGCGCAACCGAAGCGATTACCGCCGAACTGGGAACGCTCAGCCTGTATCCGGACGGAAGTGCGGCCGATTTAACGGCTGAGCTTGCTGGCCAGCTGGGAATTGAACGCAATCAGATTATTTTCGGCTGCGGATCCGATGAAATCATTGCCCTCATTATCCGGGCATTCCTGCAACCGGGGGATGAAACCATCATGGCGGATCAGACCTTCTCGGTGTATAAAACGAACGCGGATATCGAAGGTGCGACATGCATCGAGGTGCCGCTGGTGGACGGTAAGCACGATTTGCCGGGCATGGCCAAAGCCGTTTCGGACAAAACCAAAATCGTGTGGGTGTGCAATCCGAATAATCCGACCGGAACCATCGTTTCCGAAAGCGAGCTGGTTTCCTTCCTGGATGAAGTCCCGGCCCAAGTAATGGTTGTGCTTGATGAAGCTTATTATGAATATGTAACGGACGCTTCGTACCCGGACAGCATCAAGTTAATGGAGCATTATCCGAATCTGGTCATCCTGCGTACCTTCTCCAAAATATACGGCTTGGCCGCCCTCCGGATCGGCTACGGCATCGGGCAGCAGGAAGTCATTTCCTTGATCAATCGGGTACGTGAGCCGTTTAATACGGGACGCCTGGCTCAAGTAGCGGCGAAGGCAGCCCTGAAAGATCAGGAGTTCGTAGCGAAATGCCGTCAATTGAATGCCGACGGGATCCATTACGTGCAAGGTGAATTTGATCGTCTTGGACTATCTTATTTTCCTGCGAACGGTAACTTCATTATGGTGGATGTGAAGAAGCCAGGCACCGAAGTATTTAAGTCGCTGCTTAGCAAAGGCATTATCGTACGGCCTGGATTTGAACTGTATCCGAACTATATTCGCGTAACCGTAGGCTCCGAAGAACAGAATAAGGCTTTTATCGGCGCTTTGGAACAAGTGCTGAGCGAAGTGAATGCGCCAGCCTGA
- a CDS encoding RNA polymerase sigma factor has protein sequence MTDSQLIQEIKQGNTELYSELMRRYQRKILAFVYHMLKSSHMELMAEDLCSETFYKAFRSLHSFREVDASFSTWLYTIARNTVLSELRKHRSGTLPLEESGVVPVAPLEVAPEQAILRSERVHMVREAINNLPEKQRSALILREYDQLDYQEIADILGQSVSSVKSLLFRARGSVKIQLEPYFYEPVFEDLRGMKNR, from the coding sequence ATGACGGATTCCCAACTAATCCAAGAAATTAAGCAAGGCAATACCGAACTTTATTCCGAATTAATGAGGCGTTATCAGAGAAAAATATTGGCATTTGTCTATCATATGTTAAAAAGCTCGCACATGGAGCTAATGGCTGAAGATTTATGCTCGGAAACGTTCTACAAGGCTTTCCGGAGCCTGCATTCCTTCCGGGAAGTGGATGCATCCTTCTCGACTTGGCTCTACACCATTGCGCGCAACACCGTGCTGAGCGAACTTCGCAAGCATCGTAGCGGCACATTGCCCTTGGAGGAGAGCGGGGTCGTACCAGTGGCGCCGCTGGAGGTCGCCCCGGAGCAGGCGATCCTGCGCAGTGAACGAGTACATATGGTAAGGGAAGCGATTAACAATTTACCGGAGAAACAGAGATCTGCGCTGATTCTTCGGGAGTATGATCAACTGGATTACCAGGAAATCGCAGATATTTTAGGTCAAAGCGTCAGTTCGGTTAAGTCACTGTTGTTCCGGGCCCGCGGCAGCGTCAAAATTCAGCTCGAACCCTATTTTTATGAGCCGGTTTTTGAGGATCTGAGAGGGATGAAGAACAGATGA
- a CDS encoding DUF2487 family protein: MKFSEVDEQSWPELKPYFDTCLIPFTGLSGTETPWEATAALERLRDFMDMAEIPFKGRLVTYPAVQYGNTEDMKLLNEVCHNVKSIGFKFVVVMTADSELSIEDVPESTLVLSRRRLEGSDSIPMPAIVSGQISEMWQQESRVEL, encoded by the coding sequence ATGAAATTTAGTGAAGTGGACGAGCAGTCGTGGCCGGAGCTGAAACCTTATTTTGATACCTGCCTGATTCCGTTTACCGGACTTTCGGGTACGGAAACGCCATGGGAGGCGACAGCCGCGCTGGAACGGCTCCGGGATTTTATGGATATGGCAGAAATTCCGTTTAAGGGAAGATTGGTTACATATCCTGCCGTACAATATGGAAATACTGAAGATATGAAGCTTCTAAATGAAGTTTGTCACAATGTCAAATCCATCGGCTTTAAGTTCGTGGTGGTCATGACAGCCGATTCCGAGCTCTCTATAGAGGATGTGCCCGAAAGCACGCTTGTCCTGTCGCGGCGCAGGCTGGAAGGCAGTGACTCGATCCCTATGCCTGCCATCGTATCAGGACAGATCAGCGAAATGTGGCAGCAGGAAAGCCGTGTTGAATTGTGA
- a CDS encoding anti-sigma factor family protein, with translation MTCNEAQELMETVWDLPDNDLRRQRLIAHVQTCSSCAAEYEMWVESQNMVQALEHEIPDMDAEQINRNVMDRIYRDFPWLVEETSKSRAVSRVFRKRLTLMIAGFLALFVCSFVYFAATGNQPDPVPEAVTTGIIPTGVADTAQGLNTKDDYNIPKTNSGIIDPFVVDMSPTQPEYWMILSLLGIGCALFFLKRLNRVRR, from the coding sequence ATGACTTGCAATGAAGCCCAAGAGCTGATGGAAACGGTCTGGGATTTACCGGACAACGATCTGCGGCGACAACGGCTGATTGCACATGTTCAAACCTGTAGCTCATGTGCAGCGGAGTACGAAATGTGGGTGGAAAGCCAGAACATGGTTCAAGCCCTGGAGCATGAGATTCCCGACATGGACGCTGAACAGATCAACCGCAACGTGATGGACCGCATTTATCGCGATTTTCCCTGGCTGGTGGAGGAAACGTCCAAGAGCCGGGCGGTAAGCCGGGTGTTCCGGAAGCGGCTGACGCTGATGATTGCCGGTTTTCTGGCCTTGTTCGTTTGCAGCTTTGTTTATTTTGCAGCGACGGGCAATCAACCGGATCCGGTTCCGGAAGCCGTAACGACAGGGATTATCCCTACAGGCGTAGCGGATACGGCCCAAGGCTTGAATACCAAGGACGATTACAACATCCCAAAAACCAACAGCGGCATTATTGATCCTTTTGTGGTTGATATGAGTCCCACTCAGCCAGAATACTGGATGATACTTTCCCTTTTGGGAATCGGATGCGCTTTGTTTTTCCTAAAAAGATTAAATCGGGTCAGAAGATAA